The DNA window TTGTCATTGGCGCGGCGTATAACGTATCGATTCTCGCCACCGGCGGCACCTCGCCGTATCTGTTTAGTGTTGCCAGCGGTGTATTGCCGGCCGGAATCAGTTTGTCTTCCGCCGGGATCTTGTCCGGCACATCGACAGCGACCGGCACCTTCCAGTTTGTGGTTCGGGTGACGGATGCCTCCGGCTCCTCCGCCAACGCGAATCTCTCGCTCACCAGTGCCAGCAGTGGCGGTGGGAGCGGTTTGCAGTTCACCAGTACCGATCTCACGACCATTCGTGTCGGCCAGCCTTACTCTGTGCCCTTGCAGGTGAGCGGCGGCGTCGGGCCGTACCGGTTTAGCGTCGTCAATGGTGCATTGCCAGTTGGAATCACCCTTTCGAGGGACGGGATTCTGTCTGGCACGGCCACCACAGCGGGCAATACGACTGTCACAATCCAGGTGATCGACGATATTGGAGCCCGAGTCTCGGCGCCGATCAGCCTGAATGTCTCTTCCTCAACTCTCGCGTTCAGCCAACCCTCTTTCCTGGCCGGGCGCGTCGGGGAATTGTATAGCCAGAGCCTCGTCGCCACCGGCGGATCGGCTCCCTATACCTACAGTCTGGTGAGTGGGGCCCTCCCCCCAGGAGTGGCTCTCAGCTCGAGCGGCACTCTGTCTGGAACACCGACCGCAAGCGGAAGCTTCCCGGTGGTGTTGCGCGTTACCGACGCGGCTGGCGTCAGCTACCAACAGATCTTCACGGTCCCGGTAGGCGCGGCGTCCCTCGCCTTTACGAACATTACGCTCTATCCGTCTTATGTGGGGCAGCCTTATTACACGAGCCTGCAGGCCGCCGGAGGGGTTCCTCCGTATAGCTTCGCGCTCACCTCCGGCAGTTTACCGGCGGGTCTCAGCTTGAATGCGAACGGTGTCATTTCCGGCACTCCCACCACCGCGGGACCGGTCTCGGCCGTGACCTTCAAGGTGACAGACGCCACCGGAGCCACCGCAAACACGACCATCGAGTTCGCGGCCACAACGCAGTCTTCGCTGATCTTGAACTTCTCCTCCGTCCCATCGGCCACGAGTGGACAGTTCTATCTCTTCACTCCTTCGGCCTCGGGTGGCACGGCTCCCTACACCTTCTCGGTGACGAGCCCTCTGCCTCTTGGCCTCTTCCTCACCCCGGTCGGAAACATTGCAGGCACGCCCACCCAGCCTGGAAGCTACAACCTGACGATTCGAGCCCAGGATTCCACGGGCGCAATCGTTCTGGCGAACTATCCGTTTACGGTGACTGCGGGAGGCTTTCAGTTTGGAACGGGCCCCATTCCGGTAGCCAATCTGAACCAGCCCTATCTTTACAACCTCACCACCACGGGTGGTTCGGGGGCCGTCACCTATCAGCTGGTTTCTGGAACGCTGCCGCCAGGCCTCACGCTATCCAACGGCGTGATTTCTGGAACTCCCACAGCGACAGGGAACTATAACGTCGTGCTGCGGGCTACGGACGCCACTGGAGCCTCAACCAGCTCCACGCTCACCTTCACGGTCGGAGGAGGCGCTCTTGGCTTCACGTCCTTGAACCTGCTTCCCGGAACCGTGAACTCGCCCTATAGCCAGAATGTCACGGCGACGGGCGGCACCGGTCCCTATACCTACCAGGTGCAAAGTGGTTCGTTGCCGGCAGGTTTGACCCTGAGCCCGGCAGGCCTCCTCTCCGGAACCCCAACGGCGACTGGCCGCTTCCCGGTCACCATCCGAGTGACGGACGCAGCTGCTCACAGCTTCGACCAGTCATTTGAACTCAGTATTGGTGTGGCGGGAGCTCCAACGCTCAATGCGGTTGCAAGTGCTGCAAACTACGCCACCAATGGCGTGGTACCTGGAGAGGCGGTTGTCCTCTTTGGGGCGAACGCCGGACCCACGACACCGGCAAACTTCACTGCGGTGAACGGAGTCGTTCCCTCCACCTTGCAGGGAGTTCGTGTTTTCTTTGATGACACACCGGCTCCAATCCTGTACGCCAGTGCGGATCAGATCACGGCAATGGTGCCCTGGTCGATTGGTGGCAGGTCCACGGTCGCCATCCGGATCGAGTACAACGGGACGGTCTCTAACCGCTACCTAGCCAATGTCCTGGTGGCCAGTCCGGCGCTCTTTACGGCGAATGCCAGTGGCTCCGGACCGGGTTCCATCGGGAATCAGGACGGCACTGTAAATACGGCATCGAATGCGGCGATGAGAGGGTCGATTGTGAGTCTGTACATCACCGGTGCCGGGGCGATGACGCCCGTGCATGCCTCGGGAATGATCGCAACCGGAACAACTTCCATGCTGAATCAGGCCCTCGCCGTCACCATCAATGGGCTCGCGGCTACGGTCCAATATGCGGGGAACTCGCCGGGACTCGTCGAAGGGATTGTTCAGGTGAATGTGAAATTGCCTACCGGTACCAAGACCGGAGCAAACAACATTGTCATCAATTCTGGTGCCGCCAGCACCACGACAACCGTGACGGTCTACGTACAATAACCGGCAACAAAAAGCCGGGATTGCCAAGATCGCCGTTTCTGGAAGAAATGTCTTCTTCCGGAAATGCGATCACGGTAATCCCGGCTTTTGCGTGATTGGATCCAATATCCTGTTTCCAGATCACGGGGCAACTGCGGAATTGACGCGTTCAATTTCTGGGATTCCCGCCTCAGACCAGCAACTGGATGTATCTGATGGGATACGGATGAACTATGCTGAAGGCTATAGTTCATTTTGTTAAGGAATCTATGTCGTTCTTCCGTCTGCTCCCCATCCTCTGCCTCTTTCTCACCGCAATATCCGGCTTTGCGGAGATTTCGCTATCGCCGAATAGTGTTCCAGCTGGCACCATGGGGGTCCCTTATACGAACACTTTAAAGGCAACGGGTGGCGTCGGTACTTATGGCTACGCGCAAGTCGCGGGAAATTTGCCGAACGGACTCACGCTCAGCGATGGAGGCGTTTTATCCGGCACTCCCACTGCTTCGGGGTCCTTTAGTTTCACCGTACGTGTGACGGATGGCGCCTCCACGTCAAAAGACTTTCCTCTCTCCCTTTTTGTGGCCAATCCAAGCGGATTGCTGGTAACGACTACCGCTCTTCCCGACGCGCAAGTAGGACAGGGATATACTGCCAGCCTGGCAGCGACCGGAGGTTCCAGTTCCGGCTATACCTGGAATGTCGTGAGTGGAACACCGCCGCCCGGGATCTTTATTATCGCGTCTGGTCTCTTTCAGGGGAGTGCGTCAACGGCAGGTACCTATAATTTCACGGTCGAGGTGACGGACTCTGGCGGCTCTAAAGCCCAGGCCGCACTCAGCATCCGGGTGAATTCCAACGCCTTAACGATCTCGACTCCTTCTCTTGCCTCAGGCAGCGTGGGCGCTTCTTACAGCCAGAGCCTCAGCGCCTCGGGCGGGCTGCAACCCTATTTCTTCAGTGTCTCTGCCGGCACTTTGCCATTGGGTTTATCCATCACTTCAAGCGGTCTGATCAGCGGCACTCCGAGTGCTGTTGGTACGGCGAATTTTACTGTGCGTGTCGCCGATGGTTCGGGGCAAGCTGCAACGAAACCGCTCTCCATCACCATTGCTGCGGCCCAACTTGCCATCAACCAGACGGCACTGCCCAGCGGCCAGCTTGGTCAAGTCTATTCCAGCAGTGTTGGCGCGGTAAATGGAACCGCCCCTTACACTTTCTCGATTATCGCCGGAGCTTTACCCGCGGGCATTAGCTTTGCGAGCAATGGTGTCTTCAGTGGAACTCCAACGGTTCCTGGTAGTTATCCCTTCACCGTCCAGGTGCGGGATAACACGAATGCAACCGCATCCGCTTCCTTCAGCATCGCGGTGAATTCAAACTCGCTGACCATTACCACTACCTCGCTCCCCAATGGGGTTCTCTCGCAGAACTACCAGACCAGCATTATCGCTTCTGGCGGCGTCACGCCTTATACCTTCCAGATCCTCAGCGGCAACACGCCGCCGGGCTTGTCTCTGAGTACCACCGGGTCGCTCGCGGGAATTCCAAGTGCGGTTGGCACCTATACCTTCCTTGCTCGTGTTTCAGATAATTCCGGCTCCACCGTTCAGCGGGAGTTGACGGTGACAGTGACTGGCAATGGATTGAGTTTTGTCTCGACGGCGCTTCCCAATGGCCAGTTGGGACAAACCTACACTGCCACTTTGACTGCGGCAGGTGGCACAACGCCCTATAACTATTCCATCATCAGTGGCTCTTTGCCTCCAGGGCTCCAACTCGGTGCGACCGGTGGCATCACCGGTACTCCCACCGGTACCGGAAGTTACCAGATGACCTTCCGCGTGCAGGACGCACTGGGAATTGTGGCTCAGACCACGTTGTCGATCAACGTCACCAGTGGCAGCTCTCTCACCATTACGACGCAATCGTTGCCTTCTGCGGTGCTGAACCAGCCCTATAACGCCACGATTTCTGCGGCTGGTGGCTCTCCCTCCTATACCTTCTATGTCACAGCGGGCGCCTTGCCGAACGGTCTGGTCCTCAGCTCCAACGGGGTGATCTCGGGGATTCCAAATTCTTCCGGAACCTTCCAGTTCACTGTTCTTGCTTTCGATTCGCAGAGCCGCCAAGCTCAGGCGACCTTCTCCATCAGCGTCAATTCCTCGAATATCCAGATCGGCAGCCTCATCCTTCCCTCCGGTACTTTGAATCAGCCATACAGCGCGACAGTGACTGCCACAGGTGGCACGAGTCCCTATAGCTACTCGATTACAAGCGGTGGATTGCCCACCGGGTTGAGCATGGACAACAACGGTGTTTTGAGTGGAACTCCAACGGCCAGTGGGAACTATAACTTCACGGTTCGTATCCAGGATGCGGCCTCAGTCACGGCTTCTTTCGGCCTTTCGTTGAGCATCAGTTCGTCTACGCTCGCCATCACCACCACGTCGCTCCCGGGAGGCCTAGTCGGCAGTTCTTATAGCGGTTTGATTCTGGCAAGTGGTGGCACAGGCCCGTATCTCTTCGAACAGACTGCCGGTACTTTGCCGGCTGGTCTGAGTCTGACGCAAGCAGGTGGAATTAGCGGAATTCCAACCAACGCCGGAACCTTCAACTTTACGATCAAGGCAAGTGATGCCGCCTCGGCAAGCACCACGGCAAACTTCTCCATCACCATCAACAGCGCGGGTTCGCTTACGATTACGACGACGAGTCTTCCTACCGGGCAGGTGAATCTCAACTACAACGTGGGGCTCACTGCGGTCGGAGGCAGTTTCCCGTATAGCTATTCCATCAAGAGCGGCTCGCTGCCGCCTGGGCTGACATTGAGCGGTACGGGGGGCATCACAGGTCTCCCCACCACTCCAGGGAATTACGGCTTCGTTGTCCAGTTGAATGACAATGGCGGCCAGAGTACGCAGACGGCGCTGAGTATCGATATCACGAGCGTTGGCTTCTATATCTCGACAACCACGCTTCCTACCATTCAGGTCGGCCAGTTCTTTACAACCACGTTGAGTGCCACGGGGGGCTCAGCTCCTTATAGCTACACCATCGTTGCGGGCGGCTTGCCGAACGGCGTGAGTCTTACGAGTTCGGGGACTCTTTCCGGTGTCGCCTCGACAAGTGGCAGCTATCCAGTGACGGTTCGGGCTACGGATGTCGGTGGCGCTACGGCGCAGGCCAACTTGACTCTCACTGTGGGCTCTAGTCTCCTCACCTTCACCACCACCAGCCTGCCGCAAGGCTATATCGGCCAGCAATACAATGTGCAACTCCAGGTTGCTGGTGGTGCTGCGCCGTATCAGTTCTCTTTGGTTGGCGGAATCCTGCCGTCCGGGCTGAGTCTGACCTTCAACGGACAGATTCTCGGAACTCCGATTTCCTCGAGTTTCAACAATCTCACCTTCCGGGTGACCGATAACGCGGGTGGCAGCGCCACAGTCGCGCTGAACCTTGCCATTGGCCAATCGACAGTTCAGTTCCTGACCACTTCACTGCAGACGGCGAGTGTGGGGCAATCCTATGCGGTTTCGCTCCAGGCGAGTGGTGGCACGACGCCTTACACTTTCAGTCTGATCAGTGGCTCTCTTCCAAATGGCATCACGTTCTCCCAGTCCGGGCTCTTGTCGGGCACGCCCACCCAGGCTGGCAGCACCACGCTCGGCTTCCGCGTGACGGATTCTGCTTCTGCCACCTCCACCACAACGCTGGTCCTCAGCGTAGTTAACAGTACTCTGCAGATCACGACCAACTCCCTGCCGGGCGGACGTGTGGGCCAAGCCTACAGCCATACGCTGCAAACTACGGGTGGTCAACTACCGGTGAATTTCGAACTTGTCTCGACGATTACCTCCGGATTCCCACCTCCTGGAATCACGATTTCCTCTGGCGGTGTCATTTCCGGGACACCGCAATCTGATGGCACTTTCACCTTCACGGTACGTGCGACAGACGTGCAGAATCTGTCGGTCCAGAAAACCTTCACTCTCGTCATCACACAGGGTGGTCCTTCCTTCACCACGACAGCTCTGCCCGCCGGCACTGTGGGTCAGATCTATAATCAGACCCTCATGGCGGCAAACGGTACGGCGCCCTATATCTTCTCGCTGAGTTCCGGCATCCTGCCCCCAGGTGTATCGTTGAATCCCAGCGGGCAGATGTCGGGAACTCCGAATACGCCGGGCACCTTTACCTTCTCTCTCCGTGTTACGGACAGTGCGCAGCAGAGCGCCGACGCAACCTTCTCCGTCTTGATCAACAGTGGCGGGTCGGCTCTTGCGATCAGTGCCCTCGCTCCTCCAACGGGCAATCTGTTCTTCTCCTACTCCTTTGCTCTCACCGCGACAGGCGGACGGGAGCCCTATACCTGGGCCATTCCGGCCGGCACCATTCCAAACGGTTTGCGCTTGGAGTCGACCGGAACCTTAAACGGCCTTTTGCTGTCGCCGGGTATCTACCGCTTTACGGCGAGAGTCACCGATGCGGACAACACGCGGGTGGAAGCTCCGATCACGATTACCGTGAACCCGGCCAATCGCTTGTCTTCCGGAACGGTGGGCAGCGCTTACTCGGCCCAGGCTCCAGCGCCGGCCGTGGGCCGGGCGCCCTTTACCTACACGTTCAACGCGAATGCGCTCGGGGATCTGCCTCCCGGGATCATTCTGAATGCGAATGGTTCTTTGACGGGTACACCGACTACGGCTGGGGAATATACTTTTGGCGTTCTGACTCAAGATACAAGCGGCTTCCGGAGCAACATGGCTCTGGTTCTCACGGTGCACGGTGGCAACTTCTCCATCCTCACTCCCAGCGTTCCGGGCGCGACTTCCGGAACCCCTTATAGTCAGACCCTGACTGCAGCAGGTGGCAAGGAGCCATATAACTGGGTGATTGCCTCGGGTACGCTTCCGAATGGCCTCACGCTCAATCCATTGAATGGGCAGATCAGCGGAACGCCAACGATTCAAGGCACGACCTTCTTTACGGCCAAGGTCTCCGATGGAAATGGCACAAGCGCCTATTCCTACTTCGGAATCAGTGTTGCCGCTCCGGGCTCGCCAGTAATCCACGCGATTACCAGCGCTGCCAGTTATGCGACGAATGGCGTGGTGCCGGGAGAACTGATTACGCTCTTCGGTGGTACCTTAGGCCCGCAGAATCTAACCAGCTTCTCCCTGGTCGACGGAAAGGTCCCAAGCCTGCTGGCCGCGACTCGTGTACTCTTTGACGGCGTCCCCGCGCCGGTGATCTATACCTCCTATGGCCAGGCGAGTGTCGTAACGCCGTTCTCGATGGTCTCCAAACACTCAGTTCGCGTGGTGGTGGAATATCAGACCTACCAATCCACTCCGTTCCTCTTGCCCGTGCTCAGCTCGCGGCCCGGCATCTTTACGGTCGATAGCAGTGGCCGTGGTCCAGGCGCGATTCTCAATCAGAACAGTTCGGTGAATAGCTCCTCGAACCGCGCGGCAAAGGAGTCGGTTGTTGTTCTCTACCTCACTGGTGGTGGCTCGATGACCCCCGAAGGAGTGGAAGGCGATGTATCGTCCGGAACCTCCAGCCTGAACCAGCAGACTCTGGTCACCATCAACAACCAACCCGCCACCGTGCAGTACTCGGGTAATGCTCCGGGTCTCGTACAGGGTGTGATTCAGGTGAACGTAAAACTGCCTCCTGGAACGGTCTCGGGAGAGAATGCGATTTCGGTCCAGATCGGACCCAATCGCAGCAACGCAAACGTTAGCGTCTGGGTGCAGTAAACGAAACCGACCTCCCCAAAAAGGCTGAGCTACTCAAATAGCTCAGCCTTTTTTCATAAGAATTCATGGATAATGAGCGAAGTCGTCCATGCTGTACTTACATGTCCTACTCCTCCTCGCTCTCTCGCTCTCTGCATTTGGCGAATTCTCTCTAGCATCCCTTCAACTGCCTGACGGTGAGTTGGGTGAGTCGTATACAGCGAAACTGCGACCGTTCTCGCCCCAAATTCCAGTAAGCGGCGGGTTGCCTTACCAGTGGCAGATCAATTCGGGCTCTCTCGCTTCAGGTTTGACCCTCGGTTCAGACGGAGTCATTTCGGGCACGCCCACTCAGGTCGGCAACGTTGAAGCCGCGGTACAGCTCAAGGACCAGAATCAAACCATTGCAAGAGGGGGATTCACGCAGCGTGTCACCACTGGCCCGCCCTTCCTGGAACCAGATCAGATGACGGGCTTGGTCGCGGGGCAACTTTTTAGTCTGGACCTGAAAATGGTGAATGCAGATAATATTCCAATCATCAATATTGAGGGCACTTTGCCGCCGGGATTGGTGAATGCAAATGGGCGTTTACAGGGGGGCCCGACGACTGCTGGAACCTACGCCTTCACCGCCATCGCGCAGGACATTTCACAAAATTCGGTGGCGCGTACTTATACGGTGAATGTGGGTTCGGCCGCGTTTACTTTCAGTCCCACCACGCTCACTACCGCTCGAGTGGATGTCTCTTACTTTGCGGAATTGAGTGCTCAGAATGGAATGCCGCCATACACCTACTCCATCACCAGCGGTGCACTCCCGGACGGATTGTACCTATTGCCAGATGGACGCATCATGGGCACGCCAACGAAGGAAGGAAGCAGTAATTTCACTGTTCGAGCAGCCGACGCCAATAACGCTGTGGCTAGTGGCTCCGTGACCTTGAATGTAGAGCGATCCATCCTGCAGATTCAACTGCCACAAGCTATTACTGGCAATTTCTATTCTTCGAGTGTCCTCCGCGCGGAATCTTCACCCTATTCGGTTCAGCAAATCAGTGGACGCTTACCAGGTGGGTTTACCCTTGCCTCTAATGGGATGCTCACGGGGACCTCAAATGTCGTGGGTACTTATGCCTTCACCGTTCGTGTTTCGGATCCTGCGAATTCGATGGAAACTCTTTTCTTAGACGTAGGTCAATCGAACGCAGCCCTTGCCCTTCCTCTTGTCCCTCTGCCTGAATTCCGTGTGGGCCAGTGGGTATCCATCCAACTCAATGCGGTCGGAGGCGTTCCGCCATACATCTACACACAGGCAGTCGGGGCCTTGCCAAATGGATTGACTTTCGATCCTTATGGGCTGATCTCTGGTGCTCCAACTTATCCTGGGGCGGGTCAGGTCACGATTCAAGTTCGCGATGCTGCGGGCGCGACCGTGCAACAAAACTATCCCTACGTTGTTGGCGGGCAGACAAGCGGGGCTGTCTCGATCACCACAACGAGCTTGCCGGATGCCACCGCAAATACGCCGTACTCCTACTTACTCAGTGCAACAGGAGGAGTAGCGCCGTATTCCTTCTCTACGGATTCTCCGCTTCCTCCCGGTATGACGCTGAGCCGGTCTGGATTGCTGAGCGGCACCCCCTTGAGCCGATATGCTGTGACGCTCAGTGTCCGAGTCCAAGACTCTGCGGGCAGCTCTTCGTCAGCTTTCCTCACTTTGCAGGTGATCGCCAGCAATCTTTCGTTTCGCACGACCGCGCTGCCCACTGGGAAATTGAATCAACTCTACTCACAGGAACTGAGCGTGGCAGGCGGTTCTTATCCACTTCGATTTGAACTGTTGTCCACAATCAATTCCGGGTTTCTTCCTCCTGGACTCACTCTGTCGAGTGCAGGTCTGATCTCTGGAACGCCGCAACAGTCGGGCAGCTTTTCCTTTACCGTACAAGTGACCGACGCTAGCGGTGCGAGCATCCGCAGCCCCTTCACCATTACGATTGCGCAGAACCCACCTACACTCATTTCTGCTACCTTGCCCGTTGCGCAAATGAACCAACCCTACAGCTACACCTTCAACGGCTCTGGTGGCACTGCGCCGTATTTCTATTCGCTGCTCACCGGAGCACTCCCTGTTGGCCTCAACCTCTCTCCTGCGGGGCTGCTTTCTGGAACACCGACGGCAACAGGTGTCTCCAGCTTCGGAATCCAGATGCGCGACGCCACCGGCATTACCGTCAATGCATCCTTCAGCCTCACTGTTGCGAGTGCTGCTCCCATCATCATCACTTCTGGAATCCCTGCTGGACAAACTGGTAAGCCCTACTCTTTGACCTTCACTGCTAGGGAAGGAACCGCTCCCTACCTGTGGTCCGCCTCGGCTGGCCAACTCCCAATGGGCCTCACTCTTGCGAGCAACGGTCTCCTCTCCGGCACTCCGCAGGTCGCAGGGAATTATCCCATTACGGTGCGGGTCCAGGATGCAGGACAACTTTCCACCCAAGCAAGCTTTACTCTCTTCATCGAAGCAGGTGGTCTGACGATCACGACAACTTCCCTACCGGCAGGCTCCACCGGACGGACTTACAGTCAGATTCTCAGTGTTGTGGGCGGCACTGGTCCTTACACCTTCTCTGTGTCCGCCGGGAGTCTTCCGCCAGGATTGTTCTTGAATGGTAATGGCGCCATCAGCGGAACTGCGGCAACTGCAGGTTCTTATTCCTTCCAGATTCGCGTCTCCGACACAACGGCAAAGAGCGGCGAGGCCAGCTTTACCATCGAGATCGCTGCGGCTGTCGCGCCTCCCACCATCAGCGCCTTTGCGCCTCCGGGTGGCTTGCTCTTCTTCCCTTATTCTTTCGCTCCCTCCGCAAGCGGAGGCAAGACGCCCTATGTCTGGTCCATCAGTGCTGGGAGTCTTCCCCCTGGATTGAACCTCGATCGCAGCGGTAGCATCACGGGTGCATCTCTTGCTCCGGGAACTTATCGCGTCACCCTACGAGTCACGGACGCGGACAATCTGTACACGGATTCCACTCTGACGATTCCGATCACCGCTGCAACGGCTCTCCCGCCTGCAACAGTGGGAGCGGCCTACTCTGTTCCAGTTCCCGCTGGTACGCTCGGAAACGCACCCTTCCGTTACTCGCTTCACGGCAGCGCTCTCGGCGAGATCCCGGCCGGCCTCACGCTCAATGCCAACGGAACTCTCAGTGGAGTTCCGGCCACCGCAGGCGACTACACCTTTGGCCTGATCGCCGAGGCGGCCAATGGCTTCCGTAGCAATCTCGCTCTCAGCGTGCAGGTCGCCCGCACCAGCTTTGCGATCACCACTCCCGGCCTTCCAGGCGGTACGGCGCTGAAACCCTATACCCAGACTCTCAATGCGGAAGGCGGCAAGTCCCCGTATCGTTGGAGCCTCCAATCCGGATCGCTGCCCCCTGGACTGACGCTTGACGCAGGCACCGGCCAACTCACTGGAATCCCAACCACCCCCGCGCCCTACTTCTTTACCGTCAAGGCGACGGACTCGAATGGTTCCACCGCCAGCGCATATTTCTCTGTCAGTGTCGCGCCGCTCGCCTCTCCCATCCTGGCGGCTATCACCAGCGCCGCCAGTTACGCCGCCAACGGCATCGCTCCCGGAGAGTTGCTCACGCTCTTCGGCGCCCAATTCGGGCCCGCGACTCTCACTAGTTTTACCCTGATCGACAATCTTGTCCCGGCCGAGCTAGCTGGCACAAGAGTACTCTTCGATGGCGTGCCTGCTCCTCTGATCTATACTGGCAACGGCCAACTCAGCGTCATTGCACCCTATACCCTCGCGACCAAGACCTCGGTCCGCGTTGTGGTTGAATACCAAGGCCAGCAGTCTGCGCCCTTCTTACTCCCGGTCGTCTCTTCCAAGCCCGGACTCTTCACCGTGAACGGAAGCGGCGAAGGTCCAGGAGCCATCTTGAACCAGAACGGCTCCGTCAACACCCAGTCGAATCCGGCGGCGCAAGGTTCTGTCATCGTGCTCTATCTGACGGGAGCAGGCTCAATGACTCCTGATGGTATTGCAGGACAAGTATCTACGGGCATTTCGAGCTTGCACCAGCAAACTCTGGTCTCGATCCACAACCAACCAGCAACAGTCCACTACGCGGGGAACGCTCCTGGTCTGGTGCAGGGCGTGGTTCAGATGAACGTACAGCTCCCTTCGGCAACAGTCTCAGGGCAGAACAGCATAATCGTCCAGGTTGGTCCAAACCGTTCCACCGGCAAGGTTACGGTTTGGGTGCAGTAGTCACAAACACAATTGTTCCGAATTGTTTTGCTTGATGAGGATTCGGCTCCGGGAGCATCGAGTTGCTCCACTGGCTCAGCCGCCTCTCGGGCTCTGTACCGTCCCAACGGTTTAGGTTCAGGGCCCACTTGTCGCCGGGCTGTGGTACTTTTCCATCGCCGATGCCCTCAAACTCAGTGAAGGGAATCGCCACTTCCAGGCTCCAGCCCTCGTCTCGATCCCCGCTGGCATTCAGCGTCCCTCGGAGATGTGTCGCCAGTTGTACGCCTTCGAGATTGAGGC is part of the Bryobacter aggregatus MPL3 genome and encodes:
- a CDS encoding putative Ig domain-containing protein, which produces MQLTLALPSAGIPALRGMLLSGMLALLSVSAFGAISLVGSPPNGAQGQPYDYTLTAAGGTMPYTYAVNSGTLPAGLTLTTTGVLSGTPSQPGLYALSIRVTDNLAVSGVSTLSLRIGATNGLSITTTNLPAAVRGAAYDFSFAASGGTAPYSFDLLPSSSPLPTGLSLSSTGHLTGTPTTAGTNKFTIRVTDQSGSSYVVDVSLLVNATALAIDQTSLPGLTAGVAYRQTLTASGGTPPYIFTMESGTLPGGITLSGTGTLAGTASTAGNYPIVIRVTDYANNHTLASFTLVVTGSSGGGPLSISDLVLAPVQTGVAYSQQFLSTGGTAPITFTLTSGSLPAGLSLSTGGTLSGTTAATGNYSITITATDANQQTAQKSFTLTVTNSGTAPSFTTSTLPLASTGVAYNASLSVTGGTAPYTITIVNGSLPAGLTLSSSGAISGTPTASTGSYSFTARALDAAGQSVERRFTISFASGTLSFLGGGLPAAKVGSAYTGTLGAVNGAAPYSFTVIAGTLPTGLTLSSNGNLSGVPRESGVYQVTFRVVDANNETATLTLTLIVTGSGFNFTTTSLPSAALNQPYSATLAGTGGTAPVSFFLTVGSLPAGLSLTNAGILSGTPRVAGAFSFAIQATDASNSSTVAHYTLHVNASGIGLSSTLPGAQVGTIYSAALTASGGTGPYTYRVVEGSLPSGLALSNDGVLSGAPAAAGAYNFTIEVRDNTGATSLFSFPLSVSSATNLSIATAQLPNFVIGAAYNVSILATGGTSPYLFSVASGVLPAGISLSSAGILSGTSTATGTFQFVVRVTDASGSSANANLSLTSASSGGGSGLQFTSTDLTTIRVGQPYSVPLQVSGGVGPYRFSVVNGALPVGITLSRDGILSGTATTAGNTTVTIQVIDDIGARVSAPISLNVSSSTLAFSQPSFLAGRVGELYSQSLVATGGSAPYTYSLVSGALPPGVALSSSGTLSGTPTASGSFPVVLRVTDAAGVSYQQIFTVPVGAASLAFTNITLYPSYVGQPYYTSLQAAGGVPPYSFALTSGSLPAGLSLNANGVISGTPTTAGPVSAVTFKVTDATGATANTTIEFAATTQSSLILNFSSVPSATSGQFYLFTPSASGGTAPYTFSVTSPLPLGLFLTPVGNIAGTPTQPGSYNLTIRAQDSTGAIVLANYPFTVTAGGFQFGTGPIPVANLNQPYLYNLTTTGGSGAVTYQLVSGTLPPGLTLSNGVISGTPTATGNYNVVLRATDATGASTSSTLTFTVGGGALGFTSLNLLPGTVNSPYSQNVTATGGTGPYTYQVQSGSLPAGLTLSPAGLLSGTPTATGRFPVTIRVTDAAAHSFDQSFELSIGVAGAPTLNAVASAANYATNGVVPGEAVVLFGANAGPTTPANFTAVNGVVPSTLQGVRVFFDDTPAPILYASADQITAMVPWSIGGRSTVAIRIEYNGTVSNRYLANVLVASPALFTANASGSGPGSIGNQDGTVNTASNAAMRGSIVSLYITGAGAMTPVHASGMIATGTTSMLNQALAVTINGLAATVQYAGNSPGLVEGIVQVNVKLPTGTKTGANNIVINSGAASTTTTVTVYVQ